The Bacteroidales bacterium genome contains the following window.
TTATGAACAGAATTGATAATATGATTGAGTTTAAAGTTGACGATAACGGTGTCGGAATTTCTGATATCAAAAAAAACCGGAATAACGAGTCACATCATTCTCTTGCAACACAAATCACAAAAGAAAGACTGCAATTATTAAATAAAAATCACAAAAAAAAGATATTGTTGGAAGTTAAAGAAAAAACAAATAAAAACAATGAAACAGAAGGAGTTTTAACAACATTTTTAATACCGTATATAACCAATAACTAAAATGTTAAAAGCCGTAATAATAGATGATGAAAAAAAAGCACGAGAGGCAATAAAACTTGCTGTTGAGATTTATTGTGAAAAAACTGAAATAATAGGAGAGGCAAGCAGTGTTCAGTCAGGTTATGATTTAATAAAAAGCACATCTCCCGATTTAATTTTCTTGGACATTAAAATGCAGGACGGTTCCGGTTTCGATTTGTTAAAGAAATTTCCGGAACCCGAATTTATTCCCATTTTTGTAACAGCTTATAATCATTATGCAATAAAAGCATTTAAATACAGTGCAATTGACTATCTTGTAAAACCTATTGACTCGGATGAACTTATTAATGCTGTAGGAAAAGCCGAAAAATTTAACGAAAAAAAAGACATTATTGCCAAAATAGAAGCATTAAATACAAATATTACAAATAAACTCTCTGAGCCAAAAAAATTAGTGCTAAAAACAGAACATAATATTTACATAGTAAATGTTTGTGATATAATACATTGTGAAAGTGACGGAAACTATACTAGTGTTTTTGTAAAGAATGAAAAAAAAATCGTTGTTTCAAAAATTATAAAAGAATTCGAAGAATTACTTAAGCAAAATAATTTTTTACGAATTCATCAGTCTCACCTTATTAACTTAAACCACTTATCAAGTTATGACAAAT
Protein-coding sequences here:
- a CDS encoding LytTR family DNA-binding domain-containing protein, encoding MLKAVIIDDEKKAREAIKLAVEIYCEKTEIIGEASSVQSGYDLIKSTSPDLIFLDIKMQDGSGFDLLKKFPEPEFIPIFVTAYNHYAIKAFKYSAIDYLVKPIDSDELINAVGKAEKFNEKKDIIAKIEALNTNITNKLSEPKKLVLKTEHNIYIVNVCDIIHCESDGNYTSVFVKNEKKIVVSKIIKEFEELLKQNNFLRIHQSHLINLNHLSSYDKYTSRVTMDDNIKLPVSVRKKNLLIDLLNKL